Proteins co-encoded in one uncultured Bacteroides sp. genomic window:
- a CDS encoding Rne/Rng family ribonuclease, whose product MTSELVVDVQPKEISIALLEDKSLVELQSEGRNLSFSVGNMYLGRVKKLMPGLNACFVDVGYEKDAFLHYLDLGPQFNSLQKYVKQTLSDRKKLNPITKATVLPDIEKEGTISNALKVGQEIVVQIVKEPISTKGPRLTAEISFAGRYLVLIPFNDKVSVSQKIKSSEERARLKQLLQSIKPKNFGVIVRTVAEGKRVAELDGELKVLLKHWEESITKVQKATKFPSLVYEETSRTVALLRDLFNPSYENIYINDKDVFEEVKDYVTLIAPERAEIVKWYKGQLPIYDNFGITKQIKSSFGKTISYKSGAYLIIEHTEALHVVDVNSGNRAKGTNSQEGNALEVNLGAADEIARQLRLRDMGGIIVIDFIDMNEAENRQKLYERMCTNMQLDRAKHNILPLSKFGLMQITRQRVRPAMDVNTSETCPTCFGKGTIKPSILFTDSLENKIDYLVNKLKVKKFTLHIHPYIEAYINQGLISLKRKWQVKYGFGIKIIPNQKLAFLEYLFYDSNGDEIDMKEEIEIK is encoded by the coding sequence GTGACAAGCGAACTGGTAGTAGACGTACAACCCAAAGAGATTTCCATTGCACTACTTGAGGACAAGAGTTTAGTGGAACTTCAAAGTGAAGGAAGAAATCTTTCTTTCTCCGTGGGAAATATGTATTTAGGCCGCGTTAAGAAATTAATGCCTGGTTTAAATGCTTGCTTCGTGGATGTAGGTTACGAAAAAGATGCTTTTCTTCATTATTTAGATTTAGGTCCTCAATTTAATTCTCTACAAAAATACGTAAAGCAAACACTAAGCGACAGAAAAAAGCTTAATCCCATTACAAAAGCAACAGTCCTTCCTGATATTGAGAAAGAGGGAACTATCTCAAATGCATTAAAAGTTGGACAGGAAATTGTTGTTCAAATTGTAAAGGAACCAATTTCAACTAAAGGGCCAAGACTTACAGCCGAAATCTCCTTTGCAGGAAGATATCTAGTGCTTATCCCCTTTAATGACAAGGTTTCTGTTTCACAAAAAATTAAATCAAGTGAAGAACGTGCCCGGCTGAAGCAGCTCCTGCAAAGCATTAAACCAAAGAACTTTGGTGTTATTGTTCGTACGGTAGCAGAAGGTAAAAGGGTTGCCGAACTTGATGGAGAACTTAAGGTTCTTTTAAAACATTGGGAAGAAAGTATTACTAAAGTTCAGAAGGCCACAAAGTTTCCTTCTCTGGTATATGAGGAAACAAGCCGAACAGTTGCATTATTGCGTGATTTGTTTAATCCTTCTTACGAAAACATCTATATCAATGATAAGGATGTATTTGAAGAAGTTAAGGATTATGTTACCCTCATTGCTCCTGAAAGAGCTGAAATTGTAAAGTGGTATAAAGGTCAGCTTCCTATCTATGATAATTTTGGTATTACCAAACAAATAAAATCCTCCTTTGGAAAAACAATTTCCTATAAAAGTGGTGCTTATCTTATTATAGAACATACCGAAGCCCTTCATGTGGTCGACGTTAATAGTGGCAATCGAGCCAAAGGAACAAACAGCCAGGAAGGAAATGCATTAGAGGTAAACTTAGGTGCTGCTGATGAGATAGCAAGACAACTCCGTCTCCGTGATATGGGAGGTATTATTGTTATCGACTTTATAGACATGAATGAGGCTGAAAACAGACAGAAGCTTTATGAAAGAATGTGCACAAATATGCAACTTGACAGAGCCAAGCACAACATCTTGCCGCTAAGCAAATTCGGACTTATGCAAATAACCCGTCAGCGCGTTCGCCCGGCAATGGATGTAAATACAAGCGAAACTTGTCCTACCTGCTTTGGGAAAGGAACAATTAAGCCTTCCATTCTGTTTACAGATTCTTTAGAGAATAAAATTGATTACCTTGTAAATAAACTAAAGGTAAAGAAATTCACACTTCACATCCACCCGTATATTGAAGCTTACATAAATCAAGGATTAATCTCTTTGAAACGTAAATGGCAAGTAAAATACGGATTTGGTATTAAGATTATTCCTAATCAAAAACTCGCCTTCCTGGAATATTTATTCTATGATTCCAACGGCGACGAGATTGATATGAAAGAAGAAATCGAAATTAAATAA
- a CDS encoding FtsX-like permease family protein, translated as MIKHILKQIWAQRVANSLLWVELFLVSIFLWFIVDYVYVATDIYYTPTGFNLEHTYQVSMDQLLPESSDYVDPDNKKTTLGEDYLTVINRIRTYPGVEAVALSKVGIPYATGNMFNNFAHDTANVSMQCRNVTPDYFRVFKVTTPDGKTEPLVSGLKNEQSCVISKDSEERLMSGKGSANGIMLTASDSSKIKVVGVSSYIRYSEFQKKKPCIFIKLSEADIAKINTPDNFNSIEITFRVSPGTDHDFITRFRKDMNRQLKVNNLFMIDIKPMSKVRDTFFLATGDFNELKVRLAVVVFLLINIFLGIIGTFWFRTAYRKGEMGLRLVIGSTRTNLRGLLVAEALLLLTLAAIPAAVICFNIGHAELVDINRMDFTYMRFFMAMAATYLLMAVMIVFGIWYPARQAMKIQPAEVLHEQ; from the coding sequence ATGATAAAACATATTCTAAAACAGATTTGGGCACAACGCGTAGCTAATTCATTGTTATGGGTGGAGTTGTTTTTGGTTTCCATATTTCTTTGGTTCATAGTAGACTATGTTTATGTGGCAACCGATATCTATTATACCCCAACGGGATTTAATCTTGAACATACTTACCAGGTATCTATGGATCAGTTGTTGCCGGAAAGTAGTGATTATGTGGATCCGGATAATAAGAAAACCACTCTTGGAGAAGATTATCTCACAGTAATAAATCGCATTCGTACCTATCCGGGTGTTGAAGCCGTAGCTTTGTCAAAAGTAGGTATCCCTTATGCAACGGGTAACATGTTTAATAATTTTGCTCACGATACTGCAAATGTTTCTATGCAGTGCCGCAATGTTACACCTGATTACTTCCGTGTTTTTAAGGTTACTACTCCGGATGGAAAAACAGAACCGCTGGTTTCAGGGCTAAAGAATGAGCAATCTTGTGTGATATCAAAGGACAGTGAAGAGAGATTGATGTCAGGCAAAGGCTCTGCAAACGGAATTATGCTCACTGCCAGCGATTCTTCGAAGATTAAAGTTGTGGGGGTTAGCTCTTATATCCGGTATAGTGAATTTCAAAAGAAGAAACCTTGTATCTTTATTAAGTTATCAGAAGCTGATATTGCGAAGATCAATACTCCTGATAATTTTAATTCAATTGAAATAACCTTTCGTGTTTCTCCCGGTACTGACCATGATTTTATCACTCGATTCAGAAAAGATATGAATCGGCAGCTGAAAGTGAACAATCTTTTTATGATTGATATCAAACCCATGTCAAAGGTACGCGATACATTCTTTCTGGCTACAGGAGATTTTAATGAGCTGAAAGTCCGCCTAGCCGTTGTTGTTTTCCTATTGATAAATATCTTTCTTGGCATAATCGGAACATTCTGGTTTCGCACTGCTTACCGTAAAGGGGAGATGGGATTACGACTCGTTATTGGTTCCACGCGTACAAACTTACGTGGACTACTTGTTGCTGAGGCTTTACTATTGCTTACCCTGGCTGCTATTCCGGCAGCAGTGATATGTTTCAATATTGGCCATGCAGAGTTGGTGGACATTAACCGGATGGACTTTACTTATATGCGTTTCTTTATGGCTATGGCCGCCACCTATTTACTAATGGCAGTCATGATTGTATTTGGTATCTGGTATCCGGCTCGTCAGGCAATGAAGATACAGCCGGCAGAAGTTCTTCATGAACAATAA
- a CDS encoding ABC transporter permease, with amino-acid sequence MMNARQNKQRELSGSLMVDKYNKTEMNQLRILINILFRRKFLMFSYILIVGVTFVWVTQTEIAHENNITNTSVEPFVTRSLFLSNMRVRYADKTEEEAFPGIKICERMAQMKTAGLVSFFTWVRYNEFFKNGCSYSIPYRATDHRYWQIMKFDFIQGRPYSKEDVEKSRPLIVLSESMRNQYFKKSENPLGKRITINGKDYMVCGVVKNVPSSSLYAYSEYWIPYTVWQGKGYYPRSNGLLSVYVVQVLAKSTTDFNAIHQEYQLIMNELKKENKPNCETIDQRFGTRGYLLFGDKSSLEDYTLSFSDYLLHSLQTLWFIMIPALALMCINFARTSERSVEIGVRMALGADRQMIKMQYIKENAVIILLGMIPGILLGYLFVYWWPDEYLDGLDVNHFTFVELPFNLQIFFQLLMTFIIFLCASILIPIHKLKLQKIASLLKGGNL; translated from the coding sequence ATGATGAACGCCAGGCAAAACAAACAGCGCGAACTATCCGGTTCTTTGATGGTCGACAAATACAATAAAACTGAAATGAACCAACTTCGCATACTTATAAATATTCTTTTTAGGAGAAAGTTCCTGATGTTCAGTTATATTCTGATAGTGGGAGTGACTTTTGTCTGGGTAACCCAGACGGAAATAGCTCACGAGAACAATATAACTAATACTTCAGTTGAACCGTTTGTAACACGAAGTCTCTTCCTTAGTAACATGAGAGTACGGTATGCTGATAAAACGGAAGAAGAGGCATTTCCCGGCATAAAAATTTGTGAACGGATGGCTCAGATGAAAACAGCCGGACTTGTCTCTTTTTTTACATGGGTACGTTATAACGAATTCTTTAAAAATGGCTGTAGCTATTCTATCCCGTATCGTGCAACAGATCATCGTTATTGGCAGATAATGAAATTTGATTTCATTCAGGGGAGACCATACTCAAAAGAAGATGTAGAAAAATCCCGCCCACTGATTGTGCTTTCAGAGTCTATGCGTAATCAGTACTTTAAAAAGTCTGAAAATCCGTTAGGCAAAAGGATTACAATTAATGGGAAAGATTATATGGTTTGTGGGGTAGTAAAGAATGTACCCAGTTCATCGCTTTATGCATATTCTGAGTATTGGATTCCATATACAGTATGGCAGGGAAAAGGCTATTATCCAAGATCTAACGGATTACTTAGTGTGTATGTTGTTCAGGTTTTAGCTAAGTCAACAACTGATTTTAATGCAATTCATCAGGAATATCAATTGATAATGAATGAATTGAAAAAAGAGAATAAACCGAACTGTGAAACAATAGATCAGAGATTTGGAACCAGAGGTTACCTGTTATTTGGAGATAAGAGTTCATTGGAGGATTATACACTTTCTTTTTCTGATTATCTATTACACAGTCTGCAAACCCTCTGGTTTATTATGATTCCTGCTTTAGCCCTGATGTGTATAAACTTTGCCAGAACGAGCGAAAGGAGTGTTGAAATAGGAGTTCGTATGGCTTTAGGAGCGGACAGACAAATGATAAAGATGCAATATATAAAAGAAAATGCAGTAATTATTCTATTAGGGATGATCCCGGGAATTTTATTAGGATACTTATTTGTTTATTGGTGGCCAGATGAATACTTAGATGGTCTTGATGTTAATCATTTTACTTTTGTAGAATTGCCGTTTAATTTGCAAATATTTTTTCAATTGCTTATGACTTTCATTATATTTCTGTGTGCTAGTATTCTGATTCCAATTCACAAACTGAAGTTGCAAAAAATAGCAAGTTTGCTGAAAGGAGGGAATCTATGA
- a CDS encoding HU family DNA-binding protein encodes MTKADIVNEVAKNTGIDKTTVLTTIEAFMDSVKDSLSNEDNVYLRGFGSFVVKKRAQKTARNISKNTTIIIPEHNIPSFKPAKTFSIAVKK; translated from the coding sequence ATGACAAAAGCAGATATTGTAAACGAGGTCGCCAAAAACACAGGTATTGATAAAACAACAGTGCTTACAACAATTGAAGCATTCATGGATTCAGTGAAAGACTCATTATCAAATGAAGATAATGTTTATTTGCGAGGATTTGGTAGTTTTGTAGTTAAGAAAAGAGCTCAGAAAACAGCTCGTAACATTTCTAAAAACACAACTATTATTATTCCTGAACATAACATTCCGTCGTTCAAACCTGCAAAGACTTTTAGTATTGCAGTGAAGAAATAA
- the mutY gene encoding A/G-specific adenine glycosylase: MGEFSDKLINWYEVNKRCLPWRETSDPYLIWISEIILQQTRVKQGYDYYLRFIERFPTVRSLAESDEDEVLNYWQGLGYYSRARNLHAAAKSISGGFPKTYSEVLSLKGVGEYTAAAICSFAYNLPYAVVDGNVYRVLSRYLGIDTPIDSTEGKKMFAALANEYLDKFNPAIYNQAIMDFGALQCTPSSPACSLCPLADSCVALMKNRINILPVKQHKTKTSNRYFNYIYVRMGAYTFLNKRNENDIWKNLYELPLIETSKLLSDEELFASSEFQQLFALNEEPEIRCLSRNVKHVLSHRVIYTNFYEVVLPENSESFSSFQKVALPEIEHYAVSRLIHSFFEKYL, translated from the coding sequence ATGGGTGAATTTAGCGACAAACTTATAAATTGGTATGAAGTAAACAAAAGGTGCTTGCCCTGGCGGGAAACCTCGGATCCGTATTTAATCTGGATTTCCGAAATTATATTGCAGCAGACACGCGTGAAGCAGGGATACGATTACTATCTTAGATTTATTGAAAGATTTCCTACTGTCAGATCATTGGCGGAATCTGATGAAGATGAGGTCTTAAATTATTGGCAAGGTTTGGGATATTATTCTCGTGCCCGTAATTTGCATGCTGCTGCTAAAAGTATTTCAGGTGGTTTTCCTAAAACCTATTCGGAGGTTTTGTCATTAAAGGGGGTTGGTGAATATACGGCTGCGGCAATCTGTTCATTTGCATATAACTTACCTTATGCAGTTGTGGACGGGAATGTATATCGTGTATTATCCCGTTATCTTGGTATTGATACTCCCATAGATTCAACAGAGGGAAAGAAAATGTTTGCGGCTTTGGCCAATGAGTATCTGGACAAATTTAATCCAGCCATATATAATCAGGCCATTATGGATTTTGGAGCATTGCAATGTACTCCTTCTTCTCCTGCTTGTTCATTATGTCCCTTGGCTGATTCGTGTGTGGCACTGATGAAAAATAGGATCAACATTCTTCCGGTAAAGCAGCATAAGACCAAAACCTCAAACAGATATTTTAATTATATATATGTACGCATGGGCGCGTATACCTTTCTGAATAAGCGTAATGAAAATGATATCTGGAAGAATTTGTACGAATTACCTCTGATTGAAACAAGTAAGCTGTTGAGCGACGAAGAACTCTTTGCTTCATCTGAATTTCAGCAATTATTTGCTTTGAATGAAGAACCGGAAATTCGTTGTTTAAGTCGAAATGTAAAACATGTATTATCGCATAGGGTGATTTATACGAACTTTTATGAAGTTGTTTTACCAGAAAACTCCGAATCTTTTTCTTCTTTTCAAAAGGTAGCTTTACCGGAAATAGAGCATTATGCGGTTTCACGGTTGATACACAGCTTCTTTGAGAAATATTTATAA
- a CDS encoding sigma-54 dependent transcriptional regulator, whose product MILIIDDDQAVRSSLTFLLKRVGYEAEAVSNPKAAIEVVRSVVPQLILMDMNFSLTTSGEEGLILLKQVKIFCPEVPVILMTAWGSIALAVQGMQAGAFDFITKPWNNELLLKSIRTALDLTEQKDEMSQVMNRTEMDGKFHFDKIIGRSSALMAVLNTVGRIARTNASVLITGESGTGKELIAEAIHSNSGRMKESFVKVNLGGISQSLFESEMFGHKKGAFTDASSDRTGRFELANKGTIFLDEIGDLDLSCQVKLLRVLQDQTFEVLGDSRPRKVDVRVVSATNCDLRSMVNERTFREDLFYRINLITIHLPSLRERKEDIPLLARYFTDQQSKQNALPPVKFSPDAFTFLQSLPYPGNIRELKNLVERTILVSGKDTLEASDFESQYQRRDEPQSAIRPGMTLDEIERQTILQSLETYNSNISQVALSLGISRAALYRRLEKYGINY is encoded by the coding sequence ATGATTTTAATAATAGACGATGATCAGGCGGTACGTTCCTCTTTAACTTTTCTGCTAAAGCGGGTAGGATATGAGGCTGAAGCTGTTTCTAATCCGAAAGCGGCGATTGAAGTGGTTCGTTCTGTTGTTCCTCAGTTAATTCTGATGGATATGAATTTTTCGCTTACTACTTCGGGCGAGGAAGGGCTCATCTTATTGAAACAGGTAAAGATCTTTTGTCCCGAAGTGCCTGTTATTCTGATGACAGCCTGGGGCTCTATTGCTTTAGCTGTTCAGGGAATGCAGGCAGGAGCTTTTGATTTCATTACCAAGCCATGGAACAATGAACTTTTGCTGAAGTCCATCCGTACAGCACTCGACCTCACCGAACAGAAAGACGAAATGTCTCAGGTGATGAACCGGACAGAGATGGACGGAAAATTCCACTTCGATAAGATCATAGGACGGTCGTCTGCACTGATGGCGGTGCTTAATACTGTGGGGCGCATTGCCCGCACCAATGCATCCGTACTTATTACGGGTGAGAGTGGCACGGGAAAGGAGCTCATTGCTGAGGCTATTCATTCAAATAGCGGGCGGATGAAGGAATCGTTTGTCAAAGTAAATCTGGGAGGAATCTCACAAAGTCTGTTTGAAAGCGAAATGTTTGGACACAAGAAAGGAGCATTTACCGATGCCTCTTCTGACAGAACCGGACGATTTGAACTGGCAAATAAAGGAACAATCTTCTTAGATGAAATAGGCGACCTCGATCTTTCTTGTCAGGTGAAGCTGCTTAGGGTATTGCAAGACCAGACATTTGAAGTTCTGGGCGATAGCCGTCCCCGGAAAGTGGATGTACGTGTGGTAAGTGCCACCAATTGCGATCTTCGTTCGATGGTAAATGAACGGACTTTCCGTGAAGATCTTTTCTATCGTATTAATCTGATTACTATTCATCTGCCTTCATTAAGAGAGCGAAAGGAGGATATCCCTCTATTGGCCCGCTATTTTACCGATCAGCAGTCAAAGCAGAATGCACTTCCGCCGGTTAAGTTTTCACCGGATGCTTTTACCTTTTTGCAATCATTGCCATATCCGGGAAATATTCGTGAATTGAAAAATCTGGTGGAGCGTACTATCTTAGTGAGCGGAAAAGATACTCTTGAAGCATCCGACTTTGAAAGTCAGTATCAACGACGGGATGAGCCCCAGTCTGCAATACGGCCCGGAATGACTCTCGACGAGATTGAACGACAAACCATACTTCAGTCTCTTGAAACATATAATAGCAATATTTCGCAAGTAGCTTTATCTCTTGGAATTAGCAGGGCGGCTCTTTATCGCCGATTAGAGAAGTATGGAATAAATTATTAG
- a CDS encoding FtsX-like permease family protein, giving the protein MIKHIIHTLWGHKSANGLIFLLLIATSIVMMQSIGGALDRLWYYATPRGYDPENVGQLFVQSKLDNQKEDSILNANLYKELQHNPLLSNISRGSLMLVYEGIDKNNMIGHNGEPFDAYFRFADEHAASVMNIKILYGNWFTEADANTDVVIISAEAAEQLFGEVQVTNRSFTYQNKKYYVKGICNSIRQSKRTQPSPTIFHYSAGNMGFFFKIKPKQEDLFARSIEPIVSSVYGPNNYVIGYETLNYSDHVMNSANSFRLRSFLKTKLFMILVTAFSIISVLWYMIDRRKEELGVRFVLGRTLSQLIFYILSENYFLFIPAYIIAMIIAFNFQYAGVELLSKDHLGISILISFILMFGLTTLGVLVPCLRIKKLQITEIIKNE; this is encoded by the coding sequence ATGATTAAGCATATTATACATACACTTTGGGGACATAAATCAGCAAATGGGTTAATCTTTTTATTATTAATAGCTACGTCTATTGTAATGATGCAATCCATTGGCGGAGCACTTGACAGATTGTGGTATTATGCAACTCCAAGAGGATATGATCCAGAGAATGTTGGTCAGCTTTTTGTACAATCAAAATTGGATAATCAGAAAGAAGATAGTATTCTCAATGCGAACTTGTATAAAGAACTGCAACATAATCCACTTCTTTCTAATATATCCCGTGGATCATTGATGCTGGTCTATGAAGGCATTGACAAAAATAATATGATAGGGCATAATGGAGAACCCTTTGATGCTTATTTCAGATTTGCTGATGAACATGCAGCATCAGTCATGAATATAAAAATATTGTACGGAAACTGGTTTACTGAAGCTGATGCAAATACTGATGTTGTAATTATTTCGGCTGAAGCTGCAGAACAGCTATTCGGAGAAGTTCAGGTAACTAATCGCTCGTTTACTTACCAGAATAAGAAATATTATGTGAAAGGCATTTGCAATTCTATTCGCCAAAGTAAAAGAACCCAACCATCTCCAACCATTTTTCACTATAGTGCAGGAAACATGGGTTTCTTCTTTAAAATAAAACCAAAACAAGAAGATCTTTTTGCCAGGTCAATAGAACCAATTGTTAGTTCGGTTTATGGTCCTAATAATTATGTAATTGGTTATGAAACTCTTAATTATTCAGACCATGTAATGAATAGTGCGAACTCTTTTCGTCTTCGAAGCTTTCTTAAAACAAAGCTTTTTATGATTCTTGTTACTGCTTTCTCAATTATATCAGTGCTTTGGTATATGATTGACCGAAGAAAAGAAGAGCTCGGTGTACGATTTGTGTTAGGACGTACCTTATCGCAATTGATATTTTATATTCTGAGTGAAAACTATTTTCTTTTTATTCCTGCATATATTATTGCAATGATAATAGCATTTAATTTTCAATATGCAGGAGTTGAGCTCTTAAGTAAAGACCATCTAGGTATCTCTATTTTGATTTCATTTATTCTGATGTTTGGATTGACCACTCTAGGAGTATTGGTTCCATGCCTTAGAATAAAGAAATTACAAATAACAGAAATAATTAAAAACGAATAA
- a CDS encoding ATP-binding protein, producing the protein MKLKSLFWIFTFLLLAILSLLTYIVMQKNSWLFFLLEGLIVVTFLFLTIFYRKIVKPLHTIGNGMELLKEQDFSSRLTKVGQYEADRVVNVFNRMMEQLKNERLRLREQNTFLDLLINASPMGVIILNYDERITSLNPAAVKVLGVHSLEEVTGKKLLELDSPLAEELSGLSLNDTRTVQLNDANIYRCTYSSFVDQGFQHPFFLVESLTDEVMKAEKKAYEKVIRMIAHEVNNTTAGITSTLDTVEVTLAEVENTEDIREVMRVCIDRCFSMSRFITNFADVVKIPEPQLCKLNLNELVLSCKRFMETVCQNRNITINLNLDENLKEIMIDPSLFEQVMVNIIKNSAESIETDGQIYISTAANPVCLEIADSGKGISKETAAKLFSPFFSTKPEGQGIGLIFIREVLQKHGCTFSLRTYEDGLTRFRILFN; encoded by the coding sequence ATGAAACTAAAAAGTCTTTTCTGGATATTCACCTTCTTGCTATTGGCAATTCTTTCTCTGCTGACATATATTGTTATGCAGAAAAATTCGTGGCTATTCTTCCTCCTCGAAGGGCTTATTGTGGTTACTTTTTTGTTTCTTACCATTTTCTATCGAAAAATAGTAAAACCTCTGCATACCATTGGAAACGGAATGGAATTACTCAAAGAGCAGGACTTTAGTTCACGCCTTACTAAGGTGGGGCAATATGAAGCCGACCGGGTAGTGAACGTTTTCAACCGAATGATGGAGCAGCTGAAAAATGAACGTCTCCGACTTCGGGAACAAAATACTTTTCTTGACTTGCTGATTAACGCTTCGCCCATGGGAGTGATTATTCTCAATTATGATGAAAGAATCACATCTCTTAATCCGGCGGCAGTAAAAGTTCTGGGCGTTCATTCTTTAGAGGAAGTAACAGGCAAAAAGCTTTTGGAACTGGATTCTCCATTGGCGGAAGAACTTTCGGGCTTATCCCTGAATGATACCCGAACCGTACAACTAAATGATGCGAATATTTATAGATGCACTTACTCTTCTTTTGTAGATCAGGGCTTTCAACATCCTTTCTTTTTGGTGGAAAGTCTGACTGATGAAGTTATGAAAGCTGAGAAAAAGGCGTATGAGAAGGTCATTCGTATGATAGCCCACGAAGTGAATAATACAACAGCCGGTATAACTTCCACGCTTGATACAGTAGAAGTCACTTTAGCAGAGGTTGAAAATACGGAAGATATTCGTGAAGTGATGCGTGTATGTATTGACCGGTGCTTTAGTATGAGTCGCTTTATTACAAACTTTGCAGATGTGGTTAAGATTCCTGAACCTCAATTGTGCAAGCTGAACCTGAATGAACTGGTCCTTTCCTGTAAACGTTTTATGGAAACAGTTTGCCAGAACCGTAATATCACCATTAATCTGAATCTGGACGAGAATCTGAAAGAAATAATGATAGATCCTTCTCTTTTTGAACAAGTGATGGTTAATATTATTAAAAACTCGGCTGAGAGCATTGAGACTGACGGACAGATTTATATTTCTACAGCCGCAAACCCTGTTTGCCTGGAGATTGCAGATTCAGGAAAAGGTATCAGTAAAGAGACTGCAGCCAAACTATTTAGCCCTTTCTTCTCTACTAAACCTGAAGGACAGGGGATAGGACTTATTTTTATCCGTGAAGTACTTCAAAAACATGGTTGTACATTCTCATTGCGTACTTATGAAGATGGTTTAACCCGTTTTCGTATTCTTTTCAATTAG
- a CDS encoding ABC transporter permease, translated as MYKQYLSQTLHLLKENKLLSAISIIGTALAISMIMVIVIVYEVKTANYEPETHRDRMLTVKWGGAIEKEHPDWQSNSMISIKVVKECFYPLKNVEAVTGFMPFQQKLANIPGGTTDLKCDVSYTDAAFWKVFEFSFLKGKSFVQEEFESGIKKAVITESMARRLYGNTDVVGKTITLSYQNYTISGVVKDVSTLAEAAYAQVWVPYTTNNQSAYSQWNEGLLGGFRCYILAHNSSDFDRIRSDVNRNVAILNATQKQLILVLRGQPDTQFAQLTRKWANDGPKVKETVIKYSVVLSLMLLVPAINLSGMTLSRMRKRMAEIGVRKAFGATRKELLGQILYENFVLTILGGMVGLLFSYISVILMKGWLLNNLMDGYLAGSSSLALDMLLQPSVFLYALLFCMLLNMLSAGIPAWRASGTNIVNALNDK; from the coding sequence ATGTATAAACAATATTTAAGTCAGACATTGCACTTGCTGAAAGAGAATAAACTGCTGAGTGCAATCTCTATAATAGGAACAGCGCTGGCCATATCAATGATAATGGTAATTGTGATTGTATATGAAGTAAAGACTGCTAACTATGAACCGGAAACACACCGGGATAGAATGCTGACAGTAAAGTGGGGTGGGGCAATAGAAAAAGAACATCCCGACTGGCAATCTAATTCAATGATTTCCATAAAAGTAGTAAAAGAGTGTTTCTATCCATTGAAAAATGTAGAGGCTGTTACTGGTTTTATGCCTTTTCAGCAGAAACTGGCCAATATACCGGGAGGCACTACTGACTTAAAATGCGATGTAAGTTATACCGATGCTGCGTTTTGGAAGGTGTTTGAGTTTTCTTTTCTGAAAGGTAAGTCATTTGTACAAGAAGAATTTGAGAGCGGCATAAAGAAAGCGGTTATTACTGAGAGTATGGCTCGCCGTTTATATGGAAACACAGATGTTGTGGGAAAAACGATAACTCTGAGTTATCAGAATTATACTATATCGGGTGTTGTAAAAGATGTATCAACTTTGGCCGAGGCTGCTTATGCCCAGGTGTGGGTGCCTTATACAACAAATAACCAATCTGCTTATTCTCAATGGAATGAAGGTTTGCTTGGTGGATTCCGTTGTTATATTCTTGCCCACAACAGTTCTGATTTTGATAGAATACGTAGTGATGTGAATCGAAACGTGGCTATTTTGAATGCAACTCAAAAACAATTGATACTTGTTTTACGTGGACAACCCGATACTCAGTTTGCACAATTAACTCGCAAATGGGCTAACGACGGGCCGAAGGTTAAAGAAACTGTTATTAAATATTCGGTTGTCTTGTCTCTGATGTTACTTGTACCTGCAATCAACCTATCGGGAATGACACTTTCACGCATGAGAAAACGCATGGCTGAGATTGGAGTCCGGAAAGCTTTTGGAGCTACACGAAAAGAACTGCTTGGACAGATTTTATATGAGAACTTTGTACTTACTATTCTTGGAGGAATGGTTGGACTTTTATTCTCGTACATTTCTGTAATTCTGATGAAAGGGTGGCTTTTAAATAACCTGATGGATGGATATTTAGCAGGAAGTTCTTCACTTGCTCTTGATATGTTGCTTCAGCCATCGGTCTTTCTGTATGCACTTCTGTTTTGTATGCTGCTAAATATGCTGAGTGCCGGTATTCCTGCATGGAGGGCGTCAGGAACTAATATTGTGAATGCTTTAAACGATAAATAA